Within the Gossypium raimondii isolate GPD5lz chromosome 12, ASM2569854v1, whole genome shotgun sequence genome, the region CAGCCCATCAGTTCAGTGTAGATTTCAATTAGCCCAACAGACCAAACTGGCTTCCCCAGTTTCAGTTTAGCCTTTGATCTGTTGATGGATAAGATGGATAAGAAGTTAGGCAGCTAACTCTGATTTCCAGCTGCAGCTTTCCATTGAGTTTCAAAACAACTTTCAATTCTTAgacttttgaattgatttaaaccaaacatttaaatacttaaatatttttatcatttcaagcTTGACAATGAcagacaaattttttttattgagttCAGTGACAGAGAAAAAATTTAATCGAAGCATCTTCAGAAAACAATATCACCCCAGCGAATTGAATATCCATCAATTTTGCAGATACCAGCATAAGTAAACATCGGTAAAAAAATTTCCCCTTCTTTTAACGGCAatgctattattatttattattattgccaTCTACTATCCTGTCATTAGGATTTTAAATATGGGGGCACAAATCAAAGGACTGTGTTCATATCTTTCTGCCTAAATTAGagatatataatacatatattaaaCAATAGAACTACGCCCATAAGACTCTGTTTCCTCCGAAAACATTGCAATATGCGCCGTCTGTGTCAAACCCCCCTAAAATTATCAATGATATGGTTGATTAACTGTGCCCTGTTGCTGTTACCAAATTGTTTACTCTGGATCCCCAAAGCCACACCTATGTTCTTAAAATGATGTGAAAATCAGAAGGCATCGACTAAAATGTGTACCGGTTAGCTTACTCCTGGTTGCATCATAGGAAAAAATGACCAATTCCTGGCTACATTATCATCCTTTCCGGCTACCTTCTTGTTGGCCCACCAATCGGAACTAAGAATAGGCTTATGGGCATCAACTCCATCGACGTTCTCAAAATTGAATTCTTTAGCTGACCCGAGTGTTAAGGATTGATTCTCGTGGTGCTGCGGTGTGCCTTCCCTGTCTGCTGGAGCTTTCTCTGGTCTTTCATTGGATGTTTCACCGACACGATATTCATAATCATCTGCCACCTTAGTTgtgttttcttctctttctcttgtTGCTTCATTATGTAGAAATTCTGGAACAGCTTCAGATGATGTTGCTGCCCCAGTTTCCGCACATCTTATAACTTCTTCCGTAGTCAACTCAAATGAAACTCTATGATTAACTGCAACTTGATCAATTGGGTTTTGTTTAATCAAACTCGGATGTGACACGATTTCAGAGAGCGGATGATCCAAACGAAGACCATTGCGAGGGGTGCACGTTGTAGCATCTGGGGTTAAAGTTCCAGAACCATGACTTGATCCCCATTCACGGTTGGAAAGCTTATCAAGGTTCAAGAGCTTGGGAGGGTCACCCATTCGGAACTCAGGAAAACGTAAACCAGCAGCAAAATCACCATCAGGGAAAGGAGATGAGGTGCCAGAACCTGAGATTCCTGAGCTTGGTGAGATCAGTTGCCCAATGGGGCTCCCAGGATGAAGTTGATAGGACTGAAATTCATACTGGTATATTGGGAATCTCTGTCCAGCCTCTCCATACTGGAGGTTAGGGCCAAGGAACTGAGCAAATGGCACCTCGGGCGAGGAAGGTGTAGTCAAGTGTACCGACTCCGGAGGAGGAGTGAAGGGAGCAGTTGAAGGTTCAGTGGTGAAGGTGGAGAAAACAGGTGGTGAAACTAACTGAGTTTCATGAGCATAAGGGCCAATTGCAAAAATTGAAGCAGGCCCTGGGGAGTACATACTGGCAGAAATAGAGGTGAGAGACACTAACCCAGCTGGAGATTGAGTAGCAGAAGGGGGTTCAGATGGAAGGAAAGATGCAGGAGAGGAAGGAGGTGCAACAAAGGGAAGTGTCACTGTAACGGCTTGGGTTGGAATTTCAGCAGCAGGCATATTAGCACGGGAAGAACTCGTTTCAGAAACAGGAACAGCAGGTCCAATTCGCTTTTTCTGTTTGTAAGATCCGAAACACCAATATTTGCTCCACCAACCACCCCATCTTTTCTTCTAGATGTCACCAAATTTAAGATGAAATGGATTAATACGGGAAATCACACCAAATCCTTATCTAGCTAGAAAGAAATCAATTAAATGACACTGCAAAAACTTTGGTTCTAAAAGACAGCCAtattacaacaataatacaaCCCACCCTCGTTGAAGCTTTTACAGAAGTGTATCAAGTAATGAAACATATTAAAGCATACATGCTCAAAGTTATAGGACACCATGCTACAAATATATTTTCAGCTCTTTGGCAGAAAGAGTATGAGCACACGGCTCTTTTTTCCAATTGAAAAGGTTTTAACCAACAAGATAACTCAATTTAAACCAACCCTTCTAACATCTAATTTCAAGGAGCAGAGGTAATTTTCCTGCCCCTTTTTTAAGTACTTCTGAACCTTCAACTTCGTGAttataaattactatttttcaacTAGACCTCCAGTACAAGGAGATTATACCTACGGAAGGAATAAAGCAATTTCTATTATTCAGAAACACTGGCTATCTTGAATTTTGCATGTCCAAATGGAATTACCTGATCTTAATATCTACAGAAGTTTATAGTTTCCAAAATCTGAACGCATTTGAAACCTTCTAATTAGCTATCCCAATATCATGGCCATAAATAGACCGTGATACAAATCCATTTAACAACTGTATTTAGGTTCCAAATTGTATAATTCTTTTGGTTTTTTACTTCTGATCTAGGAACCTCTGCTGAATGAAAGTAAAACTAGAAATATGACGTGAGGAAGATCATCTAACCTCAAGGTGTTTTCTCGGTATATAAGGAACCATTTTTTTCCTGGAGAACCCATACAGACTAATAAACACTGTTTCATCAACACTGACTATTCTCAGATTCCTGAACTGCCAAGTTCAAAAAGTAAAATACCTGTACGTTCTAAACTTGgaagaaccaaaaaaaaattataaatgcaaaaacttaaaacaatttataaatataagtatatCTAAACCACAAGCAACAGTTAGAAGACTTGATTCTGGTATAAGTCAACCTTCAATAAATCTAAGCCTAAAATCACAACGATTTAACTTGACATTTCCTGAGCCAAAAAAATAATCCTAAACTTGATTAAAGATCGAAGTTCACTAAATCACCGCAGAATATAatcaaagaaaaagggaaaaaatcaTACAAAAACAGATCACGAAATGAATGCCAAAGAAGCTTAAAAACACTTCTGGAACTCAACCAAATTGatctaaattcaattaaaacaatcACGTCAAAGAAACCAacagtaattaaaagaatacatatgaaggaaaatataaattttacctgAACCGTAGATTGCGGGACACGATTCTCAGCTGAAGCGATCGCGTTAGCGGCAGCATGTATAGTCTCCAAAGGGTTATTCATAGCTCTAGATTCTCCATTTGCGCCTCTCATTTCAAcgtattttgtttctttttttttttttttccgacGAACCAAACAGCTCCAAAATTACCTTCCTCTCGGAATTGTCAAATTTTCTCGAGAAAGAAAAAATCGAGAGAGAGAGTGATCGGCGAGAAGGAAACTGTGATTTATAGACGAAGCTTCCCTACGTATTTTgaactcttttgtttttttttgttcattaaaTCTAAATCCTTTTTTTAGTAGATTACTAATATCGTGTGAAATATATGTATAAGCAAAAGCTACTAAGGTCAAACACGGCAGTCACTTGATTTTCTATAAATTCGATGTGATTAACGAAAAGACCCGAGTTTAggttaaagtttataaattccTTAAATTAGTAGCTCCATTTTACTAATATGCCCTTCCTGTTCACAGTTATTTACTAATATGATTATAGTATATAGAGATTTTACCATATTAtgtaaaaagataaatattaattttaatatttcaacaaacaaaatatgataaaatctaattagtaataatattaacaatgataaatttgattttaaataataaataataattaaattttatttaaagttgtctagtataatatataaataaataagaaaatacaatTATCCAACTAaagataatttttaataaaaaatgtaaattttgttaGGGGATAATAAATAAAGTGGTTGTCCAAGGTGTGCACGTGTGCTCATCCACGTCTTGATGGGTTTCGTGCGCGCCCCTACCCAACcgcataataatataataatgaaaaagataaaaagggGTCCCATCGACTTCCTCGAAAATTCTCCTCCTTTACCTGCCGCTTCGACCAACCTCCCACCGTTGGTCCCTTCTTTTATTGCccattgttttttattttaagggtaTTTAGTTATCAATATATTATCGATAGATTTACTTAAGCTATGTTCACTGCATTTAGCTCAGGCTTCCTTTATTCTCAAATAAATCGTTTTTcatataagtatttaaaaaaaaaatcgatttaGTATTAACTCAATTAGTATGgatattattgttaataaaaaatatataaatttgagtATATTAAAGTACATTATCTCTTCTATTTATAGATTGAggataaaatatgaataattttaaatattatcttaaaagaacagatataataatgatttataataaaattattaaaatatatatttaaaaagaatttatcacaaaatatttattaatttcatcttatttcacctcaaaattaatattaattaatctagaaaaacataaaacgatttagaatttttcacacaaaattttagttcaataataaatttattttattaaaatttcaattataaatatattacaataattatatttttaatattattttaaataatgaaacgtGAGCTGCACACAACATTTTCTTCCCTAATTTTCTAATATCACACGAGaacaatgtaatttttaaaatacgatGAAAAGTACAATCGGTACCATTCGGTTCAATAAAATAAGCTAAGCACAACACtaatatctcaaaattcatataaatataaaacatctCAACtttaataatacaatataataaagttgattgagtcttaactcaattaatattgatattCGTTATTAGTAAAAAAAGACATGAATTTGAACacgtttatttttctataaatttatcTAAACACTTTATTGATGTAACATTAATagttcttttttatataaacatatatttatttttttacacaattgcctaaaattttccattattcttgtttaacccttaaataagaagataagtATGTTTCAACGCACTCAAACCACGTCCTCCTGCACTGACAAATGTTGATGAGCTAAAACTTAGTCGACTCATATAATGATTATTAGTAATACTAATAAGAGCTTAAAATCAAATTGTGCTCTTTATATGTATAACTACTTATAGCTCATGCTCAACCCTTAATTAGAAAGATAAAAGGTGTTTCAACGCACTTGAACTCAAGTCTTTCTGCaacaatattaatatcaatcgagttaagactcaatcaataaataaaattgtattctTAATAGTTTTAACTAACtagtttgtattatttatttaattgtgatTATTATCGCAAGTGCTActatattattcatttaatggtgattattattataagtgctactctaaattttatatgtttataac harbors:
- the LOC105765237 gene encoding uncharacterized protein LOC105765237 isoform X2, with the protein product MRGANGESRAMNNPLETIHAAANAIASAENRVPQSTVQKRWGGWWSKYWCFGSYKQKKRIGPAVPVSETSSSRANMPAAEIPTQAVTVTLPFVAPPSSPASFLPSEPPSATQSPAGLVSLTSISASMYSPGPASIFAIGPYAHETQLVSPPVFSTFTTEPSTAPFTPPPESVHLTTPSSPEVPFAQFLGPNLQYGEAGQRFPIYQYEFQSYQLHPGSPIGQLISPSSGISGSGTSSPFPDGDFAAGLRFPEFRMGDPPKLLNLDKLSNREWGSSHGSGTLTPDATTCTPRNGLRLDHPLSEIVSHPSLIKQNPIDQVAVNHRVSFELTTEEVIRCAETGAATSSEAVPEFLHNEATREREENTTKVADDYEYRVGETSNERPEKAPADREGTPQHHENQSLTLGSAKEFNFENVDGVDAHKPILSSDWWANKKVAGKDDNVARNWSFFPMMQPGVS
- the LOC105765237 gene encoding uncharacterized protein LOC105765237 isoform X3 encodes the protein MVPYIPRKHLEKKRWGGWWSKYWCFGSYKQKKRIGPAVPVSETSSSRANMPAAEIPTQAVTVTLPFVAPPSSPASFLPSEPPSATQSPAGLVSLTSISASMYSPGPASIFAIGPYAHETQLVSPPVFSTFTTEPSTAPFTPPPESVHLTTPSSPEVPFAQFLGPNLQYGEAGQRFPIYQYEFQSYQLHPGSPIGQLISPSSGISGSGTSSPFPDGDFAAGLRFPEFRMGDPPKLLNLDKLSNREWGSSHGSGTLTPDATTCTPRNGLRLDHPLSEIVSHPSLIKQNPIDQVAVNHRVSFELTTEEVIRCAETGAATSSEAVPEFLHNEATREREENTTKVADDYEYRVGETSNERPEKAPADREGTPQHHENQSLTLGSAKEFNFENVDGVDAHKPILSSDWWANKKVAGKDDNVARNWSFFPMMQPGVS
- the LOC105765237 gene encoding uncharacterized protein LOC105765237 isoform X1 — its product is MRGANGESRAMNNPLETIHAAANAIASAENRVPQSTVQKKRWGGWWSKYWCFGSYKQKKRIGPAVPVSETSSSRANMPAAEIPTQAVTVTLPFVAPPSSPASFLPSEPPSATQSPAGLVSLTSISASMYSPGPASIFAIGPYAHETQLVSPPVFSTFTTEPSTAPFTPPPESVHLTTPSSPEVPFAQFLGPNLQYGEAGQRFPIYQYEFQSYQLHPGSPIGQLISPSSGISGSGTSSPFPDGDFAAGLRFPEFRMGDPPKLLNLDKLSNREWGSSHGSGTLTPDATTCTPRNGLRLDHPLSEIVSHPSLIKQNPIDQVAVNHRVSFELTTEEVIRCAETGAATSSEAVPEFLHNEATREREENTTKVADDYEYRVGETSNERPEKAPADREGTPQHHENQSLTLGSAKEFNFENVDGVDAHKPILSSDWWANKKVAGKDDNVARNWSFFPMMQPGVS